A single window of Nocardioides baekrokdamisoli DNA harbors:
- a CDS encoding fatty acid desaturase family protein, protein MTTTVMNKIALKNPFKFREDEAVPTLTPEQMDAFGVELDAIRARVIADLGEVDREYLYKIVRIQRRCEIAGRALFYLPVIGWLPAVAALSVSKILDNMEIGHNVMHGQYDWLGDPDYNSRVFDWDTMAPAENWKYGHNYMHHTYTNIVGKDRDVGYGILRMAEDQPWRPYYLGNAAYAFGLMMLFEWGVGVHDLEVDELVAGRRTWAENRDIGARIWKKVKKQVTKDYIMWPLLTGPLFPLTFAGNFTANIVRNIWTFNIIFCGHFPAGAQTFTIEECENETRGHWYYRQLLGSANISGSKLMHVMSGNLSHQIEHHLFPDLPARRYPEIAAEIREICERYDLPYNSGPLHRQLGSVFAKIVRLSFPTPRRKVTAVTEVTAAPMAA, encoded by the coding sequence ATGACCACGACTGTGATGAACAAGATTGCGCTGAAGAACCCGTTCAAGTTCCGCGAGGACGAGGCTGTCCCGACCCTGACGCCCGAGCAGATGGACGCCTTCGGCGTCGAGCTCGACGCGATCCGCGCCCGGGTCATCGCCGACCTCGGCGAGGTCGACCGTGAGTACCTCTACAAGATCGTCAGGATCCAGCGTCGCTGCGAGATCGCCGGCCGGGCGCTGTTCTACCTGCCGGTCATCGGCTGGTTGCCGGCCGTGGCTGCGCTCTCGGTGAGCAAGATCCTCGACAACATGGAGATCGGTCACAACGTCATGCACGGTCAGTACGACTGGCTCGGCGACCCGGACTACAACTCGCGCGTGTTCGACTGGGACACCATGGCTCCGGCCGAGAACTGGAAGTACGGCCACAACTACATGCACCACACGTACACCAACATCGTCGGCAAGGACCGCGACGTCGGGTACGGCATCCTGCGCATGGCCGAGGACCAGCCGTGGCGCCCGTACTACCTCGGCAACGCGGCGTACGCCTTCGGGTTGATGATGCTCTTCGAATGGGGCGTCGGCGTCCATGATCTCGAGGTCGACGAACTCGTCGCCGGTCGCCGTACCTGGGCCGAGAACCGCGACATCGGTGCCCGGATCTGGAAGAAGGTCAAGAAGCAGGTCACCAAGGACTACATCATGTGGCCCCTGCTGACCGGCCCGCTGTTCCCGCTCACCTTCGCCGGCAACTTCACCGCCAACATCGTGCGCAACATCTGGACCTTCAACATCATCTTCTGCGGCCACTTCCCGGCCGGTGCCCAGACGTTCACGATCGAGGAGTGCGAGAACGAGACCCGGGGCCACTGGTACTACCGCCAGCTGCTCGGCTCGGCGAACATCTCCGGCAGCAAGTTGATGCATGTGATGAGCGGCAACCTGTCGCACCAGATCGAGCACCACCTGTTCCCGGACCTGCCGGCCCGTCGCTACCCGGAGATCGCTGCCGAGATCCGTGAGATCTGCGAGCGGTACGACCTGCCGTACAACAGCGGTCCGCTGCACCGTCAGCTCGGGTCGGTGTTCGCCAAGATCGTGCGACTGTCGTTCCCGACGCCGCGCCGCAAGGTCACCGCTGTGACCGAGGTGACCGCTGCGCCGATGGCGGCCTGA
- a CDS encoding ferredoxin reductase: MAVALGTRILRSNAVAALTTPHGVDRYLKHINPMWAAHEVRARIVDIHHEVDLPGEPRVATVTLQPTSTWAGHRAGQHVSVGVEVDGTRRTTRVFSVSSADSKPGERFTITVRANPDRVPSVSSFLAYEAKPGQMVHLSQAEGDFVLPDRVPERIVLISGGSGITPLMSMLRSLQRRTHRGQVTFLHYARSEDHQIFREELAGIAGNGVDIHLLHPEAGDPNLSPAYLTKLLGEYSEIPTWACGPAPLMEAVKAAYADSEALSTEYFQPPKSTGVAGGQISYARTGTESANSGETVLEQAEAAGLTPEFGCRMGICFSCTATKKSGLVRNVLTGETSELPDEDIRICVSAPEGDCVIDL; this comes from the coding sequence ATGGCTGTCGCACTCGGCACCCGCATCCTGCGCTCGAACGCAGTGGCTGCGCTCACCACGCCCCATGGCGTCGACCGTTATCTCAAGCACATCAACCCGATGTGGGCCGCCCACGAGGTCCGCGCCCGCATCGTCGACATCCACCACGAGGTCGACCTCCCGGGCGAGCCGCGCGTGGCCACCGTGACGTTGCAGCCGACCTCGACCTGGGCCGGCCACCGCGCCGGCCAGCACGTCAGCGTCGGCGTCGAGGTCGATGGCACTCGGCGTACGACCCGCGTCTTCTCGGTCTCCAGCGCTGACTCGAAGCCGGGGGAGCGGTTCACCATCACGGTGCGCGCCAACCCGGACCGGGTGCCGAGCGTCTCCAGCTTCCTGGCGTACGAGGCCAAGCCGGGGCAGATGGTGCATCTCTCCCAGGCCGAGGGTGACTTCGTCCTTCCCGACCGGGTGCCCGAGCGCATCGTGCTGATCTCCGGTGGCTCCGGGATCACCCCGCTGATGTCGATGCTGCGCTCGCTCCAGCGGCGTACGCACCGCGGTCAGGTCACCTTCCTGCACTACGCCCGCAGCGAGGACCACCAGATCTTCCGCGAGGAGCTCGCGGGGATCGCCGGCAACGGCGTCGACATCCACCTGCTGCACCCCGAGGCGGGCGACCCCAACCTGTCCCCGGCGTACCTCACCAAACTGCTGGGCGAGTACTCCGAGATCCCGACCTGGGCCTGTGGTCCGGCTCCGCTGATGGAGGCGGTCAAGGCCGCGTACGCGGACAGCGAGGCGCTCAGCACCGAGTACTTCCAGCCCCCGAAGTCGACCGGCGTCGCCGGCGGCCAGATCTCGTACGCCCGCACCGGGACCGAGTCGGCCAATTCCGGTGAGACCGTGCTCGAGCAGGCCGAGGCCGCCGGCCTCACGCCCGAGTTCGGCTGCCGCATGGGTATCTGCTTCTCCTGCACCGCCACGAAGAAGTCCGGCCTGGTCCGCAACGTGCTGACCGGCGAGACCTCTGAACTCCCCGACGAAGACATCCGAATCTGCGTGAGCGCCCCCGAGGGCGACTGCGTCATCGATCTCTAA
- a CDS encoding TetR family transcriptional regulator translates to MTETASRADQKARTRQAILDAALTLTADSSLVALSLRQVAKEVGIVPTAFYRHFASVDDLGLALVDESFALLRAMLRDVRRPEAGATFIGIADASVEILADHVSRQRAHYVFIARELVAGPAPVRDAIRLEIERAEGDLATDLARVPATREWSTSDLHALSALIVSAMVGTAQSMATARPEQAARIADQARTQLRMVLIGAFSWRSGERD, encoded by the coding sequence GTGACCGAGACCGCCTCACGCGCTGACCAGAAGGCGCGGACTCGCCAGGCGATCTTGGACGCCGCCCTCACGCTGACCGCTGATTCCAGCCTGGTCGCCCTGTCGTTGCGACAGGTCGCCAAGGAGGTCGGCATCGTCCCGACCGCCTTCTATCGCCATTTCGCGTCGGTCGACGACCTGGGGCTCGCACTGGTCGATGAATCGTTCGCGCTGCTCCGTGCGATGTTGCGGGATGTCCGGCGGCCTGAGGCCGGCGCGACCTTCATCGGCATCGCGGACGCCTCGGTGGAGATCCTCGCCGACCACGTCTCACGTCAGCGGGCGCACTACGTCTTCATCGCCCGCGAACTGGTGGCCGGCCCGGCTCCGGTCCGCGACGCGATCCGGCTCGAGATCGAACGGGCCGAGGGCGATCTCGCCACCGATCTGGCTCGAGTCCCGGCCACCCGCGAATGGTCGACCTCGGACCTGCATGCACTCTCGGCCCTGATCGTGTCGGCCATGGTCGGCACCGCGCAGTCGATGGCCACCGCCCGTCCCGAGCAGGCCGCGCGGATCGCCGATCAGGCCCGGACACAACTGCGGATGGTGCTGATCGGCGCCTTCAGTTGGCGCTCCGGCGAACGGGACTGA
- a CDS encoding MDR family MFS transporter produces MSALSDTDEQYVAAPVAESTGRTPLVVKLLVASTFVVILNETTMVNAMPRLMSDFRIDERTSQWITTVFMLTMASVIPLTGWFLQRVSTRTAYAVAMTTFCAGTLIGALAPSFEVLLVARGVQACGTAVMMPLLMTTLMTVVPMADRGRVMGNVTMAISVAPALGPTVSGLLLEVGSWRLIFAVVLPLAALMGIAGFRKIPNIGEPQASAVSWLSVLLASGGFASLVFGLSKFGAGGWVTPVAFATTGALLVASFVAYQLRLQRVGTPLLDLRTLRIRTFAVAIVLMSAAFMAFFGAMVLLPLYLQNYRHLSTLWTGLLVMPGGLAMGLLGPQVGKVYDKHGSRLLVIPGAAILVLGLGLLSQIQLDTPYWEILVLHVSLMSGLAMVFTPVFTMGLGSLPQHLYSHGSSLLGTSQQVAGAAGMALLVAILKGRSTSLANGGASPAHAFVGGLQWALMAGTVFGLVVLGMAVLLPTRVDAPEGGSGH; encoded by the coding sequence ATGAGCGCGCTGTCTGACACCGACGAGCAGTACGTTGCGGCGCCCGTCGCTGAGTCGACCGGGCGGACGCCGCTGGTCGTGAAGTTGTTGGTTGCCTCGACCTTCGTGGTGATCCTCAACGAGACCACGATGGTCAACGCGATGCCTCGCCTGATGTCTGACTTCAGGATCGACGAACGCACCAGCCAGTGGATCACCACGGTGTTCATGCTGACGATGGCCTCGGTCATCCCGCTCACCGGCTGGTTCCTGCAACGTGTCTCGACGCGGACGGCGTATGCGGTGGCGATGACGACGTTCTGCGCCGGCACCCTGATCGGCGCGCTGGCACCGTCGTTCGAGGTCCTGTTGGTGGCCCGCGGCGTGCAGGCCTGCGGCACGGCGGTGATGATGCCTCTGCTGATGACCACCCTGATGACCGTGGTGCCGATGGCCGACCGCGGCCGGGTGATGGGGAATGTCACCATGGCTATCTCGGTGGCTCCGGCGCTGGGGCCGACGGTCTCGGGTCTGTTGCTCGAGGTGGGTTCATGGCGGCTGATCTTCGCTGTCGTGCTTCCGCTCGCCGCGCTCATGGGGATCGCCGGCTTCCGCAAGATCCCGAACATCGGGGAGCCGCAGGCGTCTGCGGTGAGTTGGCTGAGCGTGCTCCTGGCGAGCGGTGGTTTCGCGAGCCTGGTGTTTGGCCTGAGCAAGTTCGGCGCCGGCGGCTGGGTGACGCCGGTGGCGTTCGCCACGACCGGTGCGCTCCTCGTGGCGTCCTTCGTTGCGTATCAACTGCGGCTCCAGCGCGTGGGCACGCCGCTGCTCGACCTGCGAACCCTGAGGATTCGGACGTTCGCGGTGGCGATCGTGCTGATGTCTGCCGCGTTCATGGCGTTCTTCGGCGCGATGGTGTTGCTGCCGCTCTACCTGCAGAACTACCGCCACCTCAGCACCCTGTGGACCGGACTTCTGGTCATGCCCGGTGGCCTCGCGATGGGGCTCCTCGGCCCACAGGTCGGGAAGGTCTACGACAAGCATGGCTCTCGTCTGTTGGTGATCCCGGGAGCCGCCATCCTCGTGCTCGGTCTGGGCCTGTTGAGCCAGATCCAGCTGGACACGCCCTATTGGGAGATCCTCGTGCTCCATGTCTCGCTGATGTCCGGCTTGGCGATGGTGTTCACGCCGGTGTTCACCATGGGACTCGGTTCGCTGCCGCAGCACCTGTACTCGCACGGAAGTTCACTGCTGGGCACCTCCCAGCAGGTCGCCGGCGCGGCAGGGATGGCGCTGCTGGTCGCGATCCTCAAGGGCCGGTCGACGTCGTTGGCCAACGGTGGCGCATCGCCGGCGCACGCCTTTGTCGGCGGGCTTCAGTGGGCCTTGATGGCGGGCACCGTGTTCGGCCTGGTCGTCCTGGGGATGGCTGTGCTGCTTCCGACTCGGGTGGATGCCCCTGAAGGCGGCTCCGGGCACTAG
- a CDS encoding SDR family oxidoreductase, producing MKVLLTGATSGIGQEVARILRERGDELWVVVRDASRADPRDHAIVADLAEPLSLTVADLPEEIDAVVHSAGTITLGAIADSAQEDWESQFRINLLAPAMLTRIALPALRRAQGTVVFVNSGAGLRVSAGWSAYAASKHGLRALADGLREEEKSLRVTSIFPGRTATPMQESVHAQEGSAYDAERWIRPETVARKVVEIIDLPNDALIPEVVIRPR from the coding sequence GTGAAGGTCCTGCTCACCGGAGCCACGTCGGGCATCGGGCAGGAGGTCGCGCGGATCCTGCGTGAGCGCGGGGACGAGCTGTGGGTGGTCGTACGCGATGCGTCCAGGGCCGATCCCCGGGACCACGCGATCGTGGCCGATCTTGCCGAACCGCTCTCGCTGACGGTCGCCGACCTGCCCGAGGAGATCGACGCGGTGGTGCACTCGGCGGGAACCATCACTCTCGGCGCCATTGCGGATTCAGCGCAAGAGGACTGGGAGAGCCAGTTCAGGATCAACCTGCTGGCTCCTGCGATGCTCACCCGGATCGCGCTGCCCGCGCTTCGTCGCGCTCAGGGCACTGTGGTCTTCGTGAACTCCGGCGCCGGCCTGAGGGTGTCGGCCGGTTGGAGTGCGTACGCGGCGTCGAAGCACGGTCTGCGCGCGTTGGCCGACGGCCTGCGCGAGGAGGAGAAGTCGCTGCGCGTGACGTCGATCTTCCCGGGGCGTACGGCCACGCCGATGCAGGAGTCGGTCCATGCGCAGGAGGGCTCCGCGTACGACGCCGAGCGCTGGATCCGGCCCGAGACCGTCGCCCGGAAGGTCGTGGAGATCATTGATCTTCCGAACGACGCGCTGATCCCCGAGGTCGTGATCAGGCCCCGCTGA
- a CDS encoding zinc-binding dehydrogenase, producing the protein MFAVYANGASAEDPLSQLVLGERPEPVVPDGWTTVTVKAASLNHHDLWSLKGVGLKAERLPMILGCDAAGLDEDGSEVVVHAVISSPDWAGDETLDPKRSLLSELHQGTFAERVAVPRSNVIAKPASLSFAEAACLPTAWLTAYRMLFTQGGLKAGDSVLVQGAGGGVATACIVLARAAGLKVYATSRDEAKRVRAIEIGAHEVFGSNEKLPFKVDAVMETIGRATWEHSIRSLRPGGTLVTSGNTSGPNLDNAMLPHIFFLQLRVIGSTMGTRSELASLVQMLDATGQRPLIDRQIAMEDARQGFEAIRDGDVFGKIVLTR; encoded by the coding sequence ATGTTTGCTGTGTACGCCAACGGCGCCTCGGCCGAAGATCCACTGAGCCAGTTGGTCCTGGGCGAGCGTCCCGAGCCGGTCGTGCCAGACGGCTGGACCACGGTCACTGTGAAGGCCGCGAGTCTCAATCACCACGACCTCTGGTCGCTCAAGGGTGTCGGGCTCAAGGCCGAGCGGCTCCCGATGATCCTGGGCTGCGACGCCGCGGGCCTCGACGAGGATGGCAGCGAGGTCGTGGTCCACGCTGTCATCTCCTCGCCCGACTGGGCCGGCGACGAGACCCTCGACCCGAAGCGCTCGCTGCTCTCGGAACTCCACCAGGGCACGTTCGCCGAACGGGTGGCGGTGCCGCGCTCGAACGTGATCGCCAAGCCCGCGTCGCTGTCGTTCGCTGAGGCTGCCTGCCTCCCGACGGCCTGGCTGACTGCGTACCGGATGTTGTTCACCCAAGGCGGTCTGAAGGCCGGCGATTCCGTACTCGTCCAGGGCGCCGGTGGCGGTGTCGCAACCGCCTGCATCGTCCTCGCACGTGCCGCAGGCCTCAAGGTGTACGCGACCTCGCGCGATGAGGCCAAGCGCGTACGCGCGATCGAGATCGGCGCTCACGAAGTGTTCGGGTCGAACGAGAAACTCCCGTTCAAGGTCGACGCGGTGATGGAGACGATCGGCCGAGCCACCTGGGAGCACTCGATCCGCTCGTTGCGTCCGGGCGGCACGTTGGTCACGTCGGGCAACACCTCGGGTCCGAACCTCGACAATGCGATGTTGCCGCACATCTTCTTCCTGCAGCTGAGGGTGATCGGATCGACGATGGGCACGCGAAGCGAGCTCGCGTCGCTGGTCCAGATGCTCGATGCGACCGGCCAGCGTCCGCTGATCGACCGCCAGATCGCCATGGAGGACGCGCGGCAGGGCTTCGAGGCGATCCGCGACGGCGACGTCTTCGGGAAGATCGTGCTGACGAGGTGA
- a CDS encoding NAD(P)-dependent malic enzyme has protein sequence MSDIPFAGDPVFDLHLGGKMAIVPTAPVANRDDLSMAYTPGVARVCTAIAQDPSLTQHYTWVPNTVAVVTDGTAVLGLGDIGPAAAMPVMEGKAILFKAFGNVDGIPICLDTTDTDEIIETVIRMAPSFGGINLEDISAPRCFEIEDRLREALDIPVFHDDQHGTAIVTLAALKNALKLTGRNPEDTRVVISGAGAAGVAVTKILLNAGITDIVVLDRAGIVHSGREHLTESKADLAAITADISGRTGGYGEALDGADVFIGLSGGTVPDEFVATMAEDAIIFAMANPNPEIHPDVAHKYARVVATGRSDFPNQINNVLAFPGVFRGAFDAKARKITEGMKLAAANALAELVGDDLAEEYIIPAPFDPRVGPAVAAAVAAQAKLEGVTR, from the coding sequence ATGTCTGACATCCCGTTCGCCGGCGATCCGGTCTTCGACCTGCACCTCGGCGGCAAGATGGCGATCGTCCCGACGGCCCCGGTCGCCAACCGGGATGACCTGTCCATGGCGTACACCCCTGGCGTTGCCCGGGTCTGCACTGCGATCGCTCAGGACCCCTCGCTGACCCAGCACTACACCTGGGTGCCGAACACGGTCGCGGTCGTCACGGACGGAACCGCGGTGCTCGGACTGGGTGACATCGGCCCCGCTGCGGCGATGCCGGTGATGGAGGGCAAGGCGATCCTGTTCAAGGCGTTCGGCAACGTCGACGGCATTCCGATCTGCCTCGACACCACCGACACCGACGAGATCATCGAGACCGTGATCCGGATGGCGCCGAGCTTCGGTGGCATCAACCTCGAGGACATCTCGGCCCCGCGCTGTTTCGAGATCGAGGACCGCCTGCGTGAGGCGCTCGACATTCCGGTCTTCCACGACGACCAGCACGGCACCGCGATCGTGACGCTGGCGGCGCTCAAGAACGCCCTCAAACTCACCGGCCGCAACCCGGAGGACACCCGCGTGGTGATCTCGGGTGCGGGTGCTGCCGGTGTGGCGGTCACCAAGATCCTGCTCAACGCAGGCATCACCGACATCGTCGTGCTCGACCGCGCTGGCATCGTCCACTCCGGCCGTGAGCACCTCACCGAGTCGAAGGCCGACCTGGCAGCCATCACGGCTGACATCAGCGGTCGCACCGGTGGCTATGGCGAGGCACTCGACGGCGCCGACGTCTTCATCGGGCTCTCCGGCGGCACCGTCCCGGACGAGTTCGTGGCCACCATGGCGGAGGACGCCATCATCTTCGCGATGGCGAACCCGAACCCGGAGATCCACCCGGACGTGGCCCACAAGTACGCCCGTGTCGTGGCGACCGGTCGTTCGGACTTCCCGAACCAGATCAACAACGTGCTCGCGTTCCCGGGCGTCTTCCGGGGTGCGTTCGACGCGAAGGCCCGCAAGATCACCGAGGGCATGAAGCTCGCTGCCGCGAACGCGCTGGCCGAGCTCGTCGGTGACGATCTGGCCGAGGAATACATCATCCCGGCACCGTTCGACCCCCGCGTCGGCCCCGCTGTGGCCGCTGCCGTGGCGGCCCAAGCGAAGCTCGAAGGCGTCACTCGTTAG
- a CDS encoding S24/S26 family peptidase: MSQTYSGVPRRDARFGFAIVHGRSMEPTLRAGDRLLIAYRGRPRVGNLVVAAFPDGVRAVKRITAKRETGWWLSSDNADHGVDSRHRGPLEDERIRAVVRARVWPRPRLFTAG, from the coding sequence ATGTCTCAGACCTATTCGGGCGTCCCCCGTCGGGACGCACGATTCGGGTTTGCGATCGTTCACGGGCGCTCGATGGAGCCGACTCTGCGGGCAGGCGACCGGCTGCTGATCGCGTACCGAGGGCGCCCGCGCGTCGGCAATCTGGTCGTTGCGGCGTTCCCCGACGGCGTACGCGCTGTGAAGCGCATCACTGCGAAGCGTGAGACCGGCTGGTGGTTGTCCTCGGACAATGCGGACCACGGAGTCGACTCGCGGCACCGCGGCCCGCTCGAGGACGAGCGCATTCGGGCTGTCGTACGTGCTCGGGTGTGGCCCAGGCCGCGCTTGTTCACGGCGGGCTGA
- the sodN gene encoding superoxide dismutase, Ni produces MFARLFAPTVAVSAHCDLPCGVYDPAQARIEAESVKAVIAKALDSQDPDFRTRAIVIKEQRSNLVKEHLWVLWTDYFKPPHFEKYPQLHTLFNEATKLAGAAGTKGTLDADIADQLLAKIDEIAKIFWETKAA; encoded by the coding sequence ATGTTCGCCCGACTCTTCGCCCCGACCGTTGCCGTTTCGGCTCACTGCGACCTTCCCTGCGGCGTGTACGACCCCGCCCAGGCCCGCATTGAGGCCGAGTCGGTGAAGGCCGTCATCGCCAAGGCACTCGACAGCCAGGACCCGGACTTCCGGACCCGCGCCATCGTGATCAAGGAGCAGCGCTCCAACCTGGTGAAGGAGCACCTGTGGGTGCTCTGGACGGACTACTTCAAGCCGCCGCACTTCGAGAAGTACCCGCAGCTGCACACCCTCTTCAACGAGGCCACGAAGCTCGCCGGTGCAGCCGGCACCAAGGGCACGCTGGACGCCGACATCGCCGACCAGCTCCTCGCCAAGATCGACGAGATCGCCAAGATCTTCTGGGAGACGAAGGCTGCGTAA
- a CDS encoding sigma-70 family RNA polymerase sigma factor — MDTDELIRSHLPLVDSIARRYIGRGEPLEDLRQAGALGLVLAARRWEPGREITFGAYATPVVTGEIRRHLRDHGRLVRLPRRVWESAGRCRGAVRELTARLGRPPTTDEIAAHVGIDTAAVIEALNASAWPARLEEIAETSQPVPPPDRSLQALGSLRPGQRRLLELVVIDRQSQRQIAALYGISQAQVSRALSATVSDIRRLTADQGLPDHESPDNARVLAG; from the coding sequence ATGGACACCGACGAACTCATTCGCAGCCACCTCCCCTTGGTCGACTCAATCGCCCGTCGATACATCGGGCGCGGAGAGCCCCTGGAGGATCTCCGACAGGCCGGAGCGCTCGGACTGGTCCTGGCCGCCCGTCGGTGGGAGCCCGGCCGCGAGATCACATTCGGCGCGTACGCGACTCCCGTGGTGACCGGCGAGATCAGACGACATCTGCGAGATCACGGCCGACTCGTACGGCTCCCCCGCCGGGTCTGGGAATCCGCAGGGCGTTGCCGAGGAGCAGTACGCGAACTCACGGCGAGACTGGGCCGCCCTCCGACCACCGACGAGATCGCCGCCCACGTGGGGATCGACACCGCCGCCGTCATCGAGGCCCTGAACGCGAGCGCATGGCCCGCTCGGCTCGAGGAGATCGCCGAGACATCGCAGCCGGTTCCGCCTCCGGATCGATCGCTTCAGGCACTGGGCTCACTACGCCCGGGGCAGCGGCGGCTGCTCGAACTGGTGGTGATTGACCGGCAGAGTCAGCGGCAGATCGCGGCGCTGTACGGCATCAGCCAGGCGCAGGTCTCACGAGCACTGTCGGCCACGGTGAGCGACATCCGGCGGCTCACTGCCGATCAGGGGCTTCCGGATCACGAGTCGCCGGACAACGCCCGTGTGCTCGCCGGGTGA
- a CDS encoding WhiB family transcriptional regulator → MDWRDRSACLDEDPELFFPIGNTGPAILQIEEAKQVCRRCDVREQCLQWAIDAGQDHGVWGGLSEDERRALKRRNARSRLRTPV, encoded by the coding sequence ATGGATTGGCGTGACCGCTCGGCCTGCCTCGACGAAGACCCGGAACTGTTTTTCCCGATCGGGAACACCGGACCGGCGATTCTCCAGATCGAGGAAGCAAAGCAGGTGTGCCGGCGCTGCGACGTACGCGAGCAGTGCCTGCAGTGGGCGATCGACGCCGGCCAGGACCACGGTGTCTGGGGTGGCCTCAGCGAGGACGAGCGTCGCGCGCTGAAGCGTCGTAACGCGCGCTCGCGCCTGCGTACCCCGGTCTGA
- a CDS encoding sensor histidine kinase has product MPSLSELARSHTDLSVDDVAWLKLLTADWQIVADLSFADLVLWLPDRDRKGFWAGGQMRPTTGPTAYVDDVIGTFVPSQRRPVLDEALATGTVIREGDPEWRDDVPVRVEAIPVRHGGRVIAVIARSTNLHGVRTPSRLELTYLDIAAELVQMISLGHFPGTAELSHHTESVRVGDGMLRLDAQAVVTYASPNALSAFRRLGLAGDLAGLRLPDVVRAVVPPRLRSGEESLSGLITGRLDGDTEIGTDLVTVVLRTIPLQPGAERTGALILLRDVTEVRRRDRELVTKDATIREVHHRVKNNLQTVAALLRLQARRIQNGAAKEALDEAVRRVGSIAVVHEILSRQPVEANVGFDEIADRLSSMVNDVGAVRSKVAIQRTGSFGEVPSEVATALAMVLTELLQNAVEHGYPGGADGAIIVDVSRQGEAMAVRIADDGVGFPEGFDPTSTDSLGLSIVQTLVESELGGSLELGNGRSGGAEARIVIPIAPRGRD; this is encoded by the coding sequence GTGCCATCCCTCAGCGAGCTCGCGCGCAGCCACACCGATCTGTCGGTGGACGACGTCGCCTGGCTCAAACTGCTGACCGCTGACTGGCAGATCGTTGCGGACCTGTCGTTCGCCGACCTCGTGCTCTGGCTGCCCGACCGGGACCGCAAGGGTTTCTGGGCCGGTGGTCAGATGCGCCCGACCACCGGGCCGACGGCGTACGTGGATGACGTGATCGGGACCTTCGTACCCAGCCAGCGTCGGCCGGTGCTCGACGAAGCCCTGGCGACGGGCACAGTCATCCGTGAGGGGGATCCGGAGTGGCGCGACGACGTGCCAGTGCGGGTCGAGGCGATTCCGGTACGGCACGGCGGGCGCGTGATCGCGGTCATCGCCAGGTCAACGAACCTGCACGGCGTTCGTACGCCGTCGCGGCTGGAATTGACCTACCTCGACATCGCTGCCGAACTCGTGCAGATGATCTCGCTCGGGCACTTCCCCGGCACAGCCGAGCTCAGCCACCACACGGAGTCGGTACGCGTCGGCGACGGGATGCTGCGCCTCGACGCCCAGGCGGTCGTGACGTACGCATCGCCCAACGCCCTGTCGGCATTCCGCAGGCTCGGTCTCGCTGGTGACCTGGCAGGCCTGCGCCTTCCCGATGTCGTGCGTGCCGTCGTACCTCCGCGGCTCCGCTCGGGCGAGGAGTCGTTGTCAGGTCTCATCACCGGTCGGCTGGATGGTGACACCGAGATCGGTACCGATCTGGTGACCGTCGTGCTCCGCACCATTCCGCTCCAGCCGGGAGCCGAGCGCACCGGTGCCCTCATCCTGCTCCGTGACGTGACCGAGGTCCGGCGCCGTGATCGCGAACTCGTCACCAAGGACGCGACCATCCGCGAGGTCCACCATCGGGTGAAGAACAACCTCCAGACGGTGGCGGCGCTGCTGCGACTGCAGGCACGGCGGATCCAGAACGGAGCCGCCAAGGAGGCCCTCGACGAGGCGGTACGCCGCGTCGGGTCCATCGCCGTGGTGCACGAGATCCTCAGCCGCCAGCCGGTCGAGGCGAATGTCGGCTTCGACGAGATCGCCGACCGACTCTCGAGCATGGTCAACGACGTCGGTGCGGTCCGGTCCAAGGTCGCCATCCAGCGGACTGGTTCATTCGGTGAGGTGCCGTCCGAGGTGGCCACGGCGCTGGCGATGGTGCTGACCGAGCTGCTGCAGAACGCGGTCGAGCATGGCTATCCCGGGGGAGCGGACGGCGCCATCATCGTGGATGTGTCTCGCCAGGGCGAGGCGATGGCAGTCCGGATCGCCGACGACGGGGTCGGATTCCCTGAAGGCTTCGATCCGACGTCGACGGACAGCCTCGGGCTGTCCATCGTCCAGACGCTGGTGGAGTCAGAACTCGGAGGATCGCTCGAACTCGGCAACGGCCGATCCGGAGGCGCCGAGGCGCGGATCGTGATCCCGATCGCGCCGCGAGGGCGTGACTAG
- a CDS encoding 50S ribosomal protein bL37, whose amino-acid sequence MGKTGRKRRARKKKGANHGKRPNA is encoded by the coding sequence ATGGGCAAGACCGGCCGCAAGCGCCGCGCGCGCAAGAAGAAGGGTGCTAACCACGGTAAGCGCCCCAACGCCTGA